In Rutidosis leptorrhynchoides isolate AG116_Rl617_1_P2 chromosome 6, CSIRO_AGI_Rlap_v1, whole genome shotgun sequence, the DNA window CATATTATTGTTCCTGTTTTTAGATACATCAGGGTTCCAGAGTTGCAAACGGCTCAAAAAACCGGGATTCTTCTGTGAGAGATTCAAGTTTTCGTGCTGGTAGTAGAAAAGTTATCGGTCGCAGCACAGGAACAAAGGAATTTGCTGCAACTCGAATCCAAACTGCATATCGATCATATAGGGTATATATACACTTTACCTACTGTATTTCGTTTTCAAGATGTAGCTCTGTTTTCTAAATTGCATATTTGGCAGGCAAGAAAAAAGCTACGTTGTCTGAAAGGGACTGCAAGATTTCAGGTGTTGGTTGAAGCTGATACTCTTACAAAACAAGCTTCTTCTGCTCTTAACACAATACATTTGTGGAGCAAAATACAAACTGAAATCAGAAGCCGACGCCATTGGATGGTAGCGGAAGGTCGAATAAAGCAAAAAAGGCTCGAAAATCAAGTGAAAATTGAGTCTAAGCTTCATGAACTTGAGGTCTAACCtacctctctttgtttgaaagtttGCATCTTGAAGTACAAGAAATCAGCCCGTTTTGCGTAATGAATTTTGTTAGAAGTGGAAAAATGGGGCAGTGGGCGGATGGTATGGGTCAATTTGGGTTCGGGTCAAAAAGTGAACGTTTTTACTTTTTGAAATGGGTGCTGATATATCCACCATCATTTTTGATAAATCCACCACATGTGTGCATTAATAAGTTGTACAGTACAACCTCCTGTTAATGCACGTACGTTGTGAATTCATCAAAAATAAGGTAGAATTATCAAATTTGAAATGGGTCTGGTGGGATGGACCAAAAAAACATTTTGTCCAATATATTGCAGTTTGCAGAAGCTTCAATAATGTCATTTGTCCAAATGTTGGAAACATCCTCTTTACTAATTTCCTCGTCTTGTTTGCCAATAGGTCGAATGGTGTGGTGGGCCCGAGACAATGGATGATATTGTGTCCAGGATACAACAGCGTGAGGAGGCCACCATCAAGCGTGAGCGAGCAATGGCTTATGCCTTTTATCATCAAGTACGTGTAGACCCACTATCATTTGCGTAAAATGTAGGGAATTGAGATTTCCACCATCAAAATTGATAAATTCAGTAGTGCATTATAGATTTGTATCATACAAGTAATAATGCACACTTGTGGTGGATATATCAATTTTGATGGTGGAAATATCATCATCCTAAAATAACTAAAACCGTAATACTTTGTTTGAGATGAAAATTTGATAAAATGATGTTTATAATGATGATTTGTAAATTTGTAAAGTGGAGGGCGAACTCAAATCGGTATTACGGTCAAGCTTATTATGATGTAAGCAAAGAGAGTTGGGGGTGGAGTTGGAAAGAGAGGTGGATCGCGGTGTGCCCATGGGAGGCTCGGGTGGTTGCACGGTCCAAGCCAGGTGGTAAAAAAACAAAGCAGGTTGCACCAAAGATACTTGTTGCAGTGAAACCCCAAACGACTAATGGAAAAGGTACAATCAAAGCAGCGTATGGTACATCTTGAGATGCTTTAAATTTTTTGATACTTAACTGATAACTGACGACTTTTTCTTGTATGAGTGAGTGTGTTCTTTTATATT includes these proteins:
- the LOC139855935 gene encoding protein IQ-DOMAIN 10-like — its product is MGGCGWLKRLVGIKRKKEDRPNKTEIHQGSRVANGSKNRDSSVRDSSFRAGSRKVIGRSTGTKEFAATRIQTAYRSYRARKKLRCLKGTARFQVLVEADTLTKQASSALNTIHLWSKIQTEIRSRRHWMVAEGRIKQKRLENQVKIESKLHELEVEWCGGPETMDDIVSRIQQREEATIKRERAMAYAFYHQWRANSNRYYGQAYYDVSKESWGWSWKERWIAVCPWEARVVARSKPGGKKTKQVAPKILVAVKPQTTNGKGTIKAAYGTS